Proteins encoded within one genomic window of Ursus arctos isolate Adak ecotype North America unplaced genomic scaffold, UrsArc2.0 scaffold_9, whole genome shotgun sequence:
- the DSPP gene encoding dentin sialophosphoprotein has product MKIIIYFCIWAAAWAIPVPQIKPLERHAVDKSANLNLLEKAKVLIQDELNANDTTKESGVPHENERGRQQYTKDGYKEERNGSEWVEVGGKSSFTHSMLVNDEGNSEDQNGVTGKPETYGYDGIHKIEGSTTANGIRGQISIIDNAGIANGSNINRNTDKNLNNGGDVGDASQSENATVVQEDDHQIAESNNSTGHEDEINRNSCRNEGDTSEMTPQKESEGNGNQEAGVTPGGSGAGNGEGAGLDNSDGSPSGNGADEDEDKGSGDDEGEETGDGKEGTDNSKGQEGQSHGKDDNDNSLGQNSISSEDDGPEDKEDPHHIDGDNTSKSEEDSDGISKDKGSPIIEDIQKPNYRENKAVEKKITDESEPGATGKSQHKGIEMEGPSSGNRNNITKEAGKVSEDKESKRQQGMVMGKGNVKTPGETDNIQGPGPKSEPGNKVAHGKTGSDSNSDGYDSYEFDDKSMQGDDPNSSDESNGNDDADSEGDNDSNSRGDTGYNSDESKDNGNENDSNGGGGNDSDSTSDANDSDSNGNGNNGSDDNGKSDSSKDKSDSSDSSDSSDSSNSSDSSDGSDSSDSSDSSDSSDSDSSDSSDSSDSSDSSDSSDSSDSSNSKSDSSDSSDSDSSDSSDSSDSSDSSDSSDSSDSKSDSSDSSDSSDSSDSSDSSDSSDSSDSSDSSDSSDSSDSKSDSSDSSDSSDSSDSSDSSDSKSDSSDSDSSDSSDSSDSSDSSDSSDSKSNSSDSSDSSDSSDSKSDSSDSSNSSDSKSDSSDSSDSSDSKSDSSDSSDSSDSKSDSSDSSDSSDSSNSSDSSDSKSDSSDSKSDSSDSSDSSDSDSKSDSSDSSDSSDSKSDSSDSSNSSDSKSDSSDSSNSKSDSDSSDSDSKSDSSDSSNSKSDSDSSDSDSSDSSNSSDSDSSDSSDSDSSDSSDSSDSDSSDSSDSSDSSDSDSSDSSDSSDSSDSSNSDSSDSSNSSDSDSSDDSSDSSDSSDSSDSSDSSDSDSSDSSDSSDSDSDSSDSSNSSDSDSSDDSSDSSDSSDSSNSDSSNSNDSDSASDSDESHSKSKSGNSNNGSDSESDSEGSDSNHSTSDD; this is encoded by the exons atgaagataattatatatttttgcatttgggCAGCAGCATGGGCTATTCCA GTTCCTCAAATCAAGCCACTGGAGAGACATGCTGTTGACAAATCTGCAAATTTAAAtcttctagaaaaagcaaaagtgCTAATACAG GATGAGTTAAATGCCAATGATACCACCAAAGAAAGTGGTGTCCCCcatgaaaatgaaagaggaaggcaACAATATACCAAAGATGgttacaaagaagaaagaaatggctcTGAGTGGGTAGAAGTAGGAGGGAAAAGTTCTTTTACACATTCCATGTTAGTAAATGATGAGGGGAATAGTGAGGATCAAAATGGGGTCACAGGAAAACCAGAAACATATGGTTATGATGGGATACACAAAATAGAAGGTAGCACCACAGCAAATGGCATCAGGGGACAAATAAGCATCATTGACAATGCAGGAATAGCAAATGGGAGCAATATTAATAGAAATACTGACAAGAATTTAAACAATGGAGGCGATGTTGGAGATGCAAGTCAGAGTGAGAATGCCACTGTTGTCCAAGAAGATGACCATCAAATAGCTGAAAGCAATAACAGTACAGGccatgaagatgaaataaataggAATTCCTGTAGAAATGAGGGTGATACAAGTGAAATGACACCTCAGAAAGAAAGTGAGGGAAATGGGAATCAGGAGGCAGGAGTAACACCAGGGGGAAGTGGAGCTGGCAATGGAGAAGGTGCTGGCCTGGATAATTCTGATGGGAGTCCTAGTGGGAATGGAGCAGATGAGGATGAAGATAAGGGCTCTGGCGACGATGAAGGTGAAGAAACAGGGGATGGAAAAGAGGGCACTGATAACAGCAAGGGTCAAGAGGGTCAGTCTCATGGAAAAGATGACAACGATAATAGCTTAGGTCAAAATTCAATTAGTAGTGAAGATGATGGGCCTGAAGACAAAGAAGATCCCCATCACATCGATGGAGACAACACCTCCAAGAGTGAGGAGGATTCCGATGGTATTTCCAAAGACAAAGGTAGCCCAATAATAGAGGACATACAAAAGCCCAAttacagagaaaacaaagctgtggaaaagaaaatcactgatGAATCAGAGCCAGGTGCCACTGGGAAGAGCCAACATAAG GGAATAGAAATGGAAGGTCCCAGTAGTGGCAACAGAAACAATATTACCAAAGAAGCTGGGAAAGTCAGTGAAGATAAAGAGAGTAAAAGACAACAAGGAATGGTCATGGGCAAAGGAAATGTCAAGACACCAGGAGAGACTGACAACATACAAGGACCTGGTCCAAAATCAGAACCTGGAAATAAGGTTGCACACGGCAAAACAGGTAGTGATAGTAATAGTGATGGATATGACAGTTATGAATTTGATGACAAATCCATGCAAGGAGATGATCCCAACAGTAGTGATGAATCTAATGGCAATGATGATGCCGATTCTGAAGGTGACAATGACAGCAATAGCCGAGGAGATACTGGTTATAACTCTGATGAATCAAAAGATAATGGCAATGAGAATGACTCAAATGGAGGAGGTGGTAATGACAGTGATAGCACATCAGATGCTAACGATAGTGACAGTAATGGCAATGGTAACAACGGGAGTGATGACAATGGCAAATCAGACAGCAGCAAAGATAAATCAGACAGTAGCGACAGCAGTGACAGCAGTGACAGTAGCAACAGTAGCGACAGCAGTGACGGCAGCGACAGCAGTGACAGCAGTGACAGTAGCGACAGCAGTGACAGTGACAGCAGTGACAGCAGCGACAGCAGTGATAGCAGTGACAGCAGTGATAGCAGTGACAGTAGTGACAGCAGTAACAGCAAGTCAGACAGCAGTGATAGCAGTGACAGTGACAGCAGTGACAGCAGTGACAGTAGTGACAGCAGTGATAGCAGTGACAGTAGTGATAGCAGTGACAGCAAGTCAGACAGCAGTGATAGCAGTGACAGCAGTGATAGCAGTGATAGTAGTGACAGTAGCGACAGCAGTGACAGTAGTGACAGTAGTGACAGCAGTGACAGTAGTGATAGCAGTGACAGCAAGTCAGACAGCAGTGATAGCAGTGACAGCAGTGATAGCAGCGACAGTAGTGATAGCAGTGACAGCAAGTCAGACAGCAGTGATAGTGACAGTAGTGACAGCAGTGATAGCAGTGACAGTAGTGACAGCAGTGATAGCAGTGACAGCAAGTCAAACAGCAGTGATAGCAGTGACAGTAGTGACAGCAGTGACAGCAAGTCAGACAGTAGTGATAGCAGCAACAGTAGTGACAGCAAGTCAGACAGTAGTGATAGCAGTGACAGTAGTGACAGCAAGTCAGACAGTAGTGATAGCAGTGACAGTAGTGACAGCAAGTCAGACAGTAGTGATAGCAGTGACAGTAGTGACAGCAGTAACAGCAGTGATAGCAGTGACAGTAAATCGGACAGCAGTGACAGTAAATCAGACAGTAGTGACAGCAGTGATAGCAGTGACAGTGACAGTAAATCAGATAGCAGTGATAGCAGTGACAGCAGTGACAGTAAATCAGACAGCAGCGACAGCAGCAACAGCAGTGACAGTAAATCAGACAGCAGTGACAGCAGCAACAGCAAATCAGATAGTGACAGCAGTGACAGTGACAGTAAATCAGACAGCAGTGACAGCAGCAACAGCAAATCAGATAGTGACAGCAGTGATAGTGACAGCAGCGACAGCAGCAATAGCAGTGACAGTGACAGCAGCGACAGCAGTGACAGTGACAGCAGTGATAGCAGCGACAGCAGTGACAGTGACAGCAGCGACAGTAGCGACAGCAGCGACAGCAGCGACAGTGACAGCAGCGACAGTAGCGACAGCAGCGACAGCAGTGACAGCAGCAACAGTGACAGCAGTGACAGCAGCAACAGCAGTGACAGTGACAGCAGCGATGACAGCAGTGACAGTAGTGATAGCAGCGACAGCAGCGACAGCAGTGACAGCAGCGACAGTGACAGCAGCGACAGTAGCGACAGTAGCGACAGCGACAGTGACAGCAGTGACAGCAGCAACAGCAGTGACAGTGACAGCAGCGACGACAGCAGTGACAGTAGTGATAGCAGTGACAGTAGCAACAGTGACAGCAGCAACAGCAATGACAGTGACAGTGCATCTGACAGTGATGAGAGTCATAGCAAGAGCAAGTCTGGTAATAGCAACAATGGAAGTGACAGTGAGAGTGACAGCGAAGGCAGTGACAGTAATCACTCAACCAGTgatgattag